The following are encoded together in the Cyanobacterium aponinum PCC 10605 genome:
- the rseP gene encoding RIP metalloprotease RseP codes for MSVLAAIAVLGILIVVHELGHFGAARLQGIHVNKFSIGFGPVLAKYDGKETEYALRAFPLGGYVGFPDDDPDSKIPLDDPNLLRNRPVFDRAIVISAGVIANLIFAYLLLVGQVATVGVQDFNYQQGVLIPEILTEIESPAQKAGLKSGDVVLAIDNQTLPTQEDAIDILRQTIQKSPNQTLNFTIKRGEETLSLPIIPELGENGQGKIGVMLAPNGEIIKRRPQNIIEPFTLAAEQFERYTTLTVQGFGQLITNFQENARQVAGPVAIVAVGAELAKNDLGNLFQFGALISINLAIINILPLPALDGGQLAFLVVEGITGKPLPNKLQEGIMQTGLVLLLGLGVFLILRDTANLAFFQQLLPE; via the coding sequence ATGTCAGTATTGGCAGCGATCGCCGTTTTAGGAATATTAATAGTAGTACATGAATTAGGACATTTTGGTGCGGCTAGATTACAGGGAATTCACGTTAATAAGTTTTCTATTGGTTTTGGACCAGTTTTGGCTAAATATGACGGTAAAGAAACAGAATATGCCCTCAGAGCATTTCCGTTAGGGGGTTATGTAGGTTTTCCAGATGATGATCCTGATAGTAAAATCCCTTTAGATGATCCCAATTTATTACGAAATCGTCCAGTGTTCGATCGTGCTATTGTTATTAGTGCAGGGGTTATCGCAAATCTGATTTTTGCCTATCTCTTATTAGTAGGACAAGTTGCTACCGTCGGTGTTCAGGATTTTAATTATCAACAAGGTGTCTTAATTCCTGAAATTCTCACGGAAATAGAATCTCCAGCCCAAAAAGCAGGGTTGAAAAGTGGTGATGTAGTTTTAGCCATCGATAATCAAACTTTACCTACTCAAGAAGATGCGATCGATATTTTACGACAAACCATCCAGAAATCACCCAATCAAACCCTTAACTTTACAATTAAAAGAGGAGAAGAAACCCTATCTTTACCTATAATCCCCGAATTGGGAGAAAATGGGCAAGGAAAAATAGGAGTAATGTTAGCACCTAATGGAGAAATTATAAAACGCCGTCCTCAAAATATAATTGAACCATTTACCCTTGCCGCCGAACAATTTGAACGCTATACAACGTTAACAGTTCAAGGATTTGGACAATTAATCACCAATTTTCAAGAAAATGCCCGTCAGGTGGCGGGGCCTGTTGCCATTGTTGCAGTAGGAGCAGAATTAGCAAAAAATGATCTAGGTAATCTTTTCCAATTTGGAGCATTAATTAGCATCAACTTAGCCATTATCAACATCTTACCTTTACCTGCCCTCGATGGAGGACAACTAGCATTTTTAGTAGTAGAAGGAATCACAGGGAAACCCTTACCCAATAAATTACAAGAAGGTATTATGCAAACGGGCCTAGTATTACTTTTAGGTTTAGGAGTTTTCTTAATCTTAAGAGACACTGCAAATCTCGCTTTCTTCCAACAATTATTGCCTGAATAA
- a CDS encoding BrnT family toxin translates to MFKFEYDSHKSQSNAKKHGMDFVEAQQLWQDEDLLEIPTKTETEPKWIVIAKLKQKHWTAVITYRGDIVPIISVRRAKSKEIKLYESERI, encoded by the coding sequence ATGTTTAAGTTTGAATACGATTCTCATAAAAGTCAATCAAATGCAAAAAAGCATGGTATGGATTTTGTTGAAGCACAACAGTTGTGGCAAGACGAAGACTTACTTGAAATACCTACCAAAACAGAAACTGAACCAAAATGGATTGTAATTGCTAAACTAAAACAGAAACATTGGACTGCCGTAATTACTTATCGAGGAGATATTGTACCCATTATTTCAGTCCGTAGAGCAAAAAGTAAAGAGATAAAATTGTATGAAAGCGAAAGAATTTGA
- a CDS encoding permease: MTQIYSAFTLFTSLLVEAMPFLLMGVLLSSSLILFFDEGNLIKRIPNHPFLGSIIGSLFGFFFPVCECGNIPVARRLLLQGLPTSVAISFLLAAPTINPIVLWSTYVAFRGQPEVFWLRIIFSLTIAIAVGCIFSLQKDPRPLLKPLLAKRLTVIFEQMEAKKSLQTSPSQPEYSLLQSGSFLLSPQGQTVKMDQTLLKSPVNPKSQVSKSYKWNLFISNVTNELRELGGVLILGSAIAASIQVFVPREIILNLGQDTITSIISMMILAAVVSICSTVDSFFVLSFASTFTTASLVAFLVFGPMIDIKAIGLMLSIFKPRMIVYLMVIVAQLTFILTLSYNYLF; the protein is encoded by the coding sequence ATGACTCAAATTTATAGTGCTTTTACTTTATTTACCAGTTTATTAGTTGAGGCGATGCCCTTTTTGTTAATGGGGGTATTGTTATCTAGTAGTTTAATTCTTTTTTTTGATGAAGGTAATTTAATTAAAAGAATCCCCAATCATCCTTTTTTGGGTTCGATAATTGGCAGTTTATTCGGTTTTTTCTTTCCTGTATGCGAGTGTGGCAACATTCCCGTTGCCCGTCGTTTACTGTTACAAGGTTTACCTACCTCCGTTGCAATTTCTTTTCTTCTTGCCGCCCCTACTATCAATCCTATCGTTTTATGGTCAACTTATGTCGCTTTTAGAGGACAACCTGAAGTTTTTTGGTTAAGGATAATCTTTTCTTTGACTATTGCCATTGCGGTAGGGTGTATTTTCAGTTTACAAAAAGATCCTCGACCTCTATTGAAACCATTGTTAGCAAAGCGTTTGACTGTTATTTTTGAGCAAATGGAAGCCAAAAAATCCCTTCAAACATCTCCCTCTCAACCAGAATACAGTCTTTTACAATCTGGTAGCTTTCTTCTTTCACCTCAAGGGCAGACAGTCAAAATGGATCAAACTTTGTTGAAATCCCCTGTTAATCCAAAAAGTCAAGTTAGTAAGTCTTACAAGTGGAATTTATTTATTAGCAATGTTACGAACGAACTCAGAGAATTAGGCGGTGTGTTAATATTAGGAAGTGCGATCGCAGCTTCAATACAAGTCTTTGTCCCCAGAGAGATTATTTTGAATTTAGGACAAGATACCATCACTTCTATTATCTCCATGATGATTTTAGCCGCCGTTGTTTCTATTTGTTCTACGGTTGATTCATTTTTTGTGCTATCTTTTGCCTCTACTTTTACCACCGCTTCTTTAGTTGCATTTCTGGTTTTTGGACCTATGATTGATATAAAAGCGATCGGCTTAATGTTATCTATTTTTAAACCAAGAATGATTGTTTATTTAATGGTAATTGTTGCTCAATTAACTTTTATATTAACTCTCTCCTATAACTATCTATTCTAA
- a CDS encoding D-alanyl-D-alanine carboxypeptidase — protein sequence MFIADLFAFLFFKSPQSDSFPVIRWHEAKIFQIQTQSDPQVQIIVDQYLNNLANQGLIKDQQGVWIQSNWSIEADNRGKIPAPAASLTKVATTIASLQTWDLDHRFVTNIFTTGKINNGTLEGDLIVEAGGDPLFVWEEAIALANRLQDLGINNITGDLILVGNWQMNYQENPLKSGEMLKQAFNSDNWSYVIEKQYQEIQNFQKRPKISIQGGVKVFSQKPDHSQLILTHQSLTLREILRLMNVYSNNKIAESLAQQIGGGEKIAQIVSQVANVPQEEILLQNGSGLGVDNRISPRAVARMFMALDTLLEKTNYNLGDLFPVSGVDNKGTIEARNIPFGIPCKTGSLAVVSALAGVIQTSEREKVYFAIVNYGNGLDNLRNQQDVLLQNLHNHWTIEPLKPNSDIEVKFGYLR from the coding sequence ATGTTTATAGCTGATTTATTCGCCTTTTTGTTTTTTAAGTCTCCTCAATCAGATTCTTTTCCCGTTATTAGGTGGCATGAGGCAAAGATTTTTCAAATTCAGACCCAATCAGATCCTCAAGTGCAGATTATAGTCGATCAGTATCTCAATAATTTGGCAAATCAGGGATTAATCAAAGATCAACAAGGGGTTTGGATTCAGTCTAATTGGTCGATCGAAGCTGATAATCGAGGTAAAATACCCGCCCCCGCCGCTTCTCTAACTAAAGTTGCCACCACGATCGCATCTTTACAAACATGGGATTTAGATCATCGTTTTGTCACTAATATTTTCACTACAGGAAAAATCAATAATGGTACTTTAGAAGGGGATTTAATTGTTGAGGCTGGAGGAGATCCTTTATTTGTCTGGGAAGAAGCGATCGCCCTTGCAAATAGATTACAGGATTTAGGTATCAATAACATTACAGGGGATTTGATTTTAGTGGGTAATTGGCAGATGAATTATCAAGAAAACCCCTTAAAATCGGGAGAAATGTTAAAACAAGCATTTAACAGCGATAATTGGTCTTATGTCATCGAAAAACAATATCAAGAGATTCAAAACTTCCAAAAACGTCCCAAAATTAGTATTCAAGGGGGAGTAAAAGTTTTTTCCCAGAAGCCAGATCATTCCCAGTTAATCTTAACTCATCAATCTTTAACCCTCAGAGAAATTCTGCGTTTAATGAATGTTTATAGTAACAATAAAATCGCTGAATCTCTTGCTCAACAGATAGGAGGGGGAGAAAAAATCGCCCAAATTGTGTCTCAAGTGGCTAATGTGCCTCAAGAGGAAATTTTATTGCAAAACGGCTCTGGATTGGGAGTTGATAACCGTATTTCTCCCCGTGCTGTCGCCAGAATGTTTATGGCATTAGATACCCTTCTTGAAAAAACTAATTACAACTTAGGAGATTTATTTCCAGTATCAGGAGTGGACAATAAAGGTACGATCGAAGCTCGAAATATTCCCTTTGGTATCCCCTGTAAAACAGGCTCTTTAGCCGTAGTTAGTGCCTTAGCAGGAGTTATTCAAACATCTGAGAGGGAAAAAGTTTATTTTGCCATTGTTAACTATGGAAATGGCTTAGATAACTTGCGTAATCAACAGGATGTTTTATTACAAAATTTGCACAACCATTGGACTATTGAACCCTTAAAACCAAATTCTGATATTGAAGTTAAATTTGGCTATCTTCGTTAA
- a CDS encoding TAXI family TRAP transporter solute-binding subunit — MKRKSLRLIDSFPFLSGVLGITATVITSFSLFYPTVAQNVSTEIKIVAGDESGEYYAAAKDIEKLAQENNLDIDIIATKGALQNIDDVFRYNSVSLGLTQSDILAFYNTFANDNEEIRRKAESLRIVLPLYEEEVHLITRKDIKSVEDLEGKIVSIGDENSGTSTTATTLLFQWGVNPQELLTYDVKRSIDALRNGEIDAMFYVVGVPAKVLTEQILKEDNFQILPISLAINEDDDFFSRLYSPVTLPANTYEWQSEEVQTLAVQSLLFTVENDGCEQVSPVASLIKDNLSWLQANGSPIWKKVDLKLFHDETPERMSQCVSQ, encoded by the coding sequence ATGAAAAGAAAATCATTGCGATTAATTGACAGTTTTCCTTTTCTCTCAGGGGTACTAGGAATTACTGCTACAGTTATAACTTCATTTTCTCTGTTCTATCCCACAGTAGCTCAAAATGTTTCAACAGAAATTAAGATTGTTGCAGGAGATGAGTCGGGAGAATATTATGCGGCGGCAAAAGATATTGAAAAGTTAGCCCAAGAAAATAATCTTGATATAGATATTATTGCGACAAAAGGGGCTTTACAAAATATTGATGATGTTTTCCGCTATAACAGTGTTAGCCTTGGACTAACTCAGAGTGATATTCTTGCTTTTTACAACACCTTTGCCAATGATAATGAAGAAATACGTCGCAAAGCTGAAAGTTTAAGAATAGTTTTGCCTCTTTATGAAGAAGAAGTTCATCTTATCACCCGTAAAGATATTAAGTCGGTGGAAGATTTGGAGGGAAAGATAGTTTCTATCGGGGATGAAAATAGCGGTACTAGCACAACCGCTACAACTTTACTTTTTCAATGGGGTGTTAATCCTCAAGAGTTGTTGACTTATGATGTGAAGCGTAGTATTGATGCTCTGCGAAATGGAGAAATTGATGCGATGTTTTATGTGGTGGGAGTTCCTGCAAAGGTTTTAACAGAACAAATTTTGAAGGAAGATAATTTTCAGATTTTACCTATCAGTTTAGCTATAAATGAAGATGATGATTTTTTCTCTCGTTTATATTCTCCTGTTACTCTCCCCGCTAATACTTATGAGTGGCAATCGGAGGAAGTTCAAACTCTTGCGGTTCAATCATTATTGTTTACTGTAGAAAATGATGGTTGTGAACAAGTATCTCCTGTGGCTTCTTTAATTAAGGATAATTTATCCTGGTTACAGGCAAATGGTAGTCCAATTTGGAAAAAAGTGGATTTAAAACTATTTCATGATGAAACCCCAGAAAGAATGTCTCAGTGTGTTAGTCAATAA
- the fni gene encoding type 2 isopentenyl-diphosphate Delta-isomerase, whose translation MVNLTETQSRKDDHIRICLDEKVQVNQITNGLEKYQFTHVCLPELDYQEIDINTTFLNRQLNTPLLISSMTGGTENAQLINQRLARIAQKYGLPMGIGSGRVIIEKPEIASTFQVRDNAPDIMLLANLGAVQLNYGYNWQECLKLVEILEADALILHFNPLQECIQPEGDTNFKDLLTKIEQVCDKLPIPVIAKEVGNGISVKMAEKLINAGIQAIDVAGMGGTSWAMVESERAKNPLQKELGKTFANWGIPTADCVRDIRQQYSEIPLIASGGIRNGLEVAKMLALGADVVGLAYPFLKTAMTSEEAIEELVKLIIAEIKTVLFCTGNKNINSLKTSQNLTINN comes from the coding sequence ATGGTAAATTTAACAGAAACTCAAAGCCGAAAAGATGATCATATTCGTATTTGCTTAGATGAAAAAGTACAAGTAAACCAAATTACAAATGGCTTAGAAAAATATCAATTTACCCATGTTTGTTTACCAGAATTAGACTATCAAGAAATAGACATTAATACCACTTTTTTAAACCGTCAATTAAATACTCCTTTGTTAATATCTTCTATGACAGGAGGCACGGAAAACGCCCAATTAATTAACCAAAGATTGGCTAGGATTGCCCAAAAATATGGTTTACCAATGGGTATTGGTTCAGGACGTGTTATTATTGAAAAACCAGAAATCGCTTCTACCTTTCAAGTACGTGATAATGCCCCAGATATAATGTTATTAGCCAATTTGGGGGCTGTACAACTTAATTATGGTTATAACTGGCAAGAATGCTTAAAATTAGTGGAAATTTTAGAAGCAGATGCTTTAATTCTCCATTTCAACCCCTTACAAGAATGTATCCAACCTGAAGGAGACACCAATTTCAAAGACTTATTAACAAAAATTGAGCAAGTATGTGATAAATTACCCATACCCGTTATTGCCAAAGAAGTGGGTAACGGTATATCCGTAAAAATGGCGGAAAAACTTATTAATGCAGGTATTCAGGCTATTGATGTAGCTGGTATGGGTGGGACATCATGGGCGATGGTAGAGAGTGAAAGGGCGAAAAATCCCCTTCAGAAAGAATTAGGTAAAACCTTTGCTAATTGGGGTATTCCCACGGCTGACTGCGTTAGAGACATTCGGCAACAATATTCCGAGATACCCCTAATCGCTTCGGGAGGTATTCGTAATGGTTTAGAAGTGGCTAAAATGTTGGCTTTAGGTGCGGACGTGGTGGGTTTAGCTTATCCTTTTCTTAAAACGGCTATGACTTCAGAAGAAGCTATTGAGGAGTTAGTAAAACTAATAATTGCGGAGATAAAAACAGTACTTTTCTGTACAGGAAATAAGAATATAAATTCTTTAAAAACTTCCCAAAACTTAACGATTAATAATTAA
- a CDS encoding YcjF family protein: MSLSRIITIIVGISAIFGLMLWLISSLSRLYSEIAWTSPFLANFLVFILIVLLICFIVLFIYYLGVTPNSKGKGKRKRRKILPALPSEKNEIASETIKAVKKQVAQIQDEVAQKALLAKSQAIEASLTQGNLKVVVFGTGSAGKTSLVNALMGEMVGDVQASMGTTTEGVTYTLKLPNLNREIAIVDTPGILEMGAPGEIREQLARELATSADLLIFVCDNDLRASEFKPLEALASIGKRSLLVFNKIDLYSEEEQEIILNQLRERVKSFIPSVDVLKACANPQPVQFSESEIIQPEIEIIGVIKRLAAICRAEGDDLLADNILLQSQRLGEEARKLISQQRSREADKIIARYQWIGAGVIACTPLPVVDMLATAAVNAQMVVEIGQVYGCELNSDTGRDLALSLGKTLVSLGVVKGAVELVAKALQFTAATYVIGKVIQAISAAYLTRIAGKSFVEYFSHDQDWGDGGITEVVQRQFKLSRKDEFIKAFVQDAITRVIEPIKDTLDYGNEEEESNDIYFDDNDDWSNESSKIDQW, translated from the coding sequence ATGTCTTTATCTCGCATCATCACAATTATTGTCGGTATTAGTGCTATTTTTGGCTTAATGTTATGGCTAATTAGTAGCTTATCGAGACTTTATAGTGAAATTGCATGGACTAGCCCATTTTTAGCCAATTTTTTAGTATTTATTCTCATTGTTTTACTGATTTGCTTTATTGTTCTTTTTATCTACTATTTAGGTGTCACCCCCAACAGCAAAGGGAAGGGTAAACGAAAAAGAAGAAAAATATTACCTGCTTTGCCTTCTGAAAAAAATGAAATTGCGTCAGAAACAATTAAGGCAGTTAAAAAACAGGTAGCACAAATACAAGATGAAGTTGCCCAAAAAGCCCTTTTAGCTAAGTCTCAAGCTATTGAAGCTAGTTTAACTCAAGGAAACCTAAAAGTGGTAGTATTCGGTACAGGAAGTGCGGGAAAAACTTCTTTGGTTAATGCTTTAATGGGGGAAATGGTGGGAGATGTTCAAGCTAGTATGGGTACAACGACAGAGGGGGTTACTTATACTCTGAAATTACCTAATCTTAACCGAGAAATTGCGATCGTTGATACTCCGGGCATTTTGGAAATGGGAGCGCCGGGAGAAATTCGGGAACAATTAGCAAGGGAATTAGCAACTTCGGCGGATTTATTAATTTTTGTGTGTGATAACGATTTAAGGGCGTCAGAATTTAAACCTCTGGAGGCTTTAGCTAGTATCGGGAAGCGATCGCTTCTTGTTTTTAATAAGATAGACTTATACTCAGAGGAGGAACAAGAAATTATCTTAAACCAACTGCGAGAAAGAGTAAAAAGTTTTATTCCCTCAGTAGATGTATTAAAAGCCTGTGCGAATCCTCAACCCGTGCAGTTTTCCGAAAGTGAAATTATACAACCAGAAATAGAAATAATCGGGGTAATCAAGCGCTTAGCGGCAATTTGTCGAGCCGAAGGAGATGACTTATTAGCAGATAATATTCTGTTACAATCTCAACGATTAGGAGAAGAAGCTCGAAAATTAATTAGTCAACAACGTAGTCGAGAAGCCGATAAAATTATCGCCCGTTATCAATGGATTGGGGCAGGGGTAATTGCTTGTACTCCTTTACCTGTAGTGGATATGTTAGCAACGGCCGCAGTAAACGCACAAATGGTAGTAGAAATTGGACAAGTTTATGGTTGTGAGTTAAATAGTGATACAGGACGAGATTTAGCCCTTTCTTTAGGAAAAACATTGGTTAGTTTAGGAGTCGTAAAAGGGGCGGTGGAATTAGTAGCAAAAGCCCTCCAATTTACGGCGGCTACTTACGTTATTGGGAAGGTTATTCAGGCAATTAGTGCCGCTTATCTAACTCGCATTGCGGGAAAAAGTTTTGTGGAATATTTCAGTCATGATCAAGATTGGGGAGACGGCGGAATTACAGAAGTTGTGCAACGACAATTTAAGTTGAGTCGCAAGGATGAATTTATTAAAGCCTTTGTGCAAGATGCTATTACCCGTGTCATTGAACCAATTAAAGATACTTTAGATTATGGTAATGAGGAAGAAGAGAGTAACGATATTTATTTTGATGATAATGATGATTGGAGTAACGAATCAAGCAAGATTGATCAATGGTAG
- a CDS encoding RidA family protein, translated as MSQKKVIFTENAPFPLGPYSQAISATGELIFLAGQIPLNPETGEIVGEGDIKAQTRQVMKNIEAILIESGVNWSNVVKTGVFLSDLTNFVPMNEVYAEYFKEQPPARACVEVSRLPKDVLVEIECIAVR; from the coding sequence ATGAGTCAGAAAAAAGTTATTTTTACAGAGAATGCTCCTTTTCCCCTCGGTCCTTATAGTCAAGCCATCTCAGCTACAGGGGAATTAATTTTTCTTGCGGGGCAAATTCCCTTAAATCCGGAAACAGGAGAAATTGTTGGAGAGGGAGACATAAAGGCACAAACTAGACAAGTGATGAAAAATATTGAAGCCATCTTAATCGAAAGTGGTGTTAATTGGTCTAATGTTGTTAAAACAGGAGTTTTTCTCAGTGATTTAACTAATTTTGTCCCAATGAATGAAGTTTATGCTGAATATTTTAAAGAACAACCTCCCGCTCGTGCTTGTGTAGAAGTTTCTCGCTTACCCAAGGATGTTTTAGTAGAAATTGAGTGTATTGCCGTAAGATAA
- a CDS encoding DUF3011 domain-containing protein — MKHWYKLALISVISCGFFAQATPASAESRLTCESYKGRYKFCDADTRGGVKLIRQLSRTECRQGSTWGYDRNGIWVDRGCSAEFAVRGRGDNYNNNNNSSGDNTAAIIGGVLAVGAIAAAIASSSDNNNYDGGNTITCNSDRGNYTRCGADIRRGDRVVMRRQLSNSGCWEGSTWGYDRNGIWVDQGCRGVFEIRRR, encoded by the coding sequence ATGAAGCATTGGTATAAGTTAGCTTTAATTAGCGTCATTAGCTGTGGATTTTTTGCTCAAGCAACTCCTGCATCCGCAGAAAGTCGTCTTACCTGTGAGTCTTACAAAGGACGTTATAAATTTTGTGATGCCGACACCAGAGGGGGAGTTAAGTTAATTCGCCAATTGAGTCGAACGGAGTGCCGTCAAGGAAGTACATGGGGTTATGATCGTAATGGTATTTGGGTCGATCGCGGTTGTAGTGCTGAATTTGCCGTCAGAGGAAGAGGGGATAATTACAACAATAATAATAATAGTAGTGGAGATAATACGGCGGCAATTATTGGTGGTGTTTTAGCTGTAGGTGCGATCGCAGCAGCCATAGCCAGTAGTTCTGACAATAACAATTATGATGGGGGTAATACTATTACCTGTAATTCTGATCGAGGAAATTATACCCGTTGTGGTGCGGATATTCGTAGAGGCGATCGTGTTGTGATGAGACGACAACTTAGTAATTCTGGATGTTGGGAAGGAAGTACATGGGGTTACGATAGAAATGGCATTTGGGTTGATCAAGGATGTCGTGGGGTTTTTGAAATTAGAAGACGATAA
- a CDS encoding TIGR03943 family putative permease subunit produces the protein MINHLLNNKKQWFNVIDIIAIFSWSILLFKYWITGQLYLLIHPNYFLLVLISSIILLLLSIAKIYQVFIYHQKNPNFEQLANSQHSNLLPKGWGSSLLIAVAVLGLIINPMVLNSQTAMQRGVTDTLPPTTLQTQSFLNQIPPEKRSLIEWVRTLNVYPEPDNYIGQSANITGFVVHLDHLPDNYIYLSRFVLTCCAVDAYPVGILVELPDSRNEFPPDSWLEVQGLMNTVTLPALEVTENKLVKEKRQLVLQAKMVKTIPTPSNPYAY, from the coding sequence ATGATTAATCACCTACTAAATAATAAAAAACAATGGTTTAATGTTATAGATATAATAGCTATTTTTTCTTGGTCAATATTATTGTTTAAATATTGGATAACAGGACAGCTTTATTTATTAATTCACCCTAACTATTTTTTATTAGTACTTATTAGTAGTATTATTTTATTGTTACTATCTATAGCGAAGATATATCAAGTATTTATTTATCATCAAAAAAATCCCAATTTTGAACAATTAGCAAATAGTCAACACAGCAACCTACTACCCAAAGGATGGGGAAGTAGCCTATTGATAGCCGTTGCGGTTTTAGGTTTGATTATCAATCCAATGGTGTTAAATAGCCAAACTGCAATGCAAAGAGGCGTAACAGATACCTTACCTCCCACAACCCTGCAAACTCAATCTTTTCTTAATCAAATTCCCCCTGAAAAGCGCTCTTTGATAGAATGGGTTAGAACCTTGAATGTATATCCTGAGCCAGATAATTATATCGGTCAATCTGCTAACATAACGGGATTCGTGGTACATTTAGATCATCTTCCTGATAACTATATTTATCTTTCTCGCTTTGTCTTGACCTGTTGTGCGGTGGATGCTTACCCCGTGGGGATTTTGGTAGAACTACCCGATTCTCGCAATGAATTTCCTCCTGATAGTTGGTTAGAAGTTCAAGGTTTGATGAATACTGTCACTTTACCCGCCTTAGAAGTAACCGAAAATAAATTAGTCAAGGAAAAGAGACAATTAGTTTTACAAGCAAAAATGGTAAAAACAATTCCGACTCCTTCTAATCCTTATGCTTATTAG
- the psaC gene encoding photosystem I iron-sulfur center protein PsaC, which produces MSHSVKIYDTCIGCTQCVRACPLDVLEMVPWDGCKAGQIASSPRTEDCVGCKRCETACPTDFLSIRVYLGAETTRSMGLAY; this is translated from the coding sequence ATGTCCCATAGTGTAAAAATTTACGATACTTGTATTGGTTGTACTCAATGTGTTCGTGCTTGTCCCCTTGATGTATTAGAAATGGTACCTTGGGATGGCTGTAAAGCTGGACAAATTGCGTCTTCTCCTCGTACTGAGGATTGTGTAGGTTGCAAACGTTGTGAAACTGCTTGTCCTACCGACTTTTTAAGTATCCGTGTTTATTTAGGTGCAGAAACCACTCGCAGTATGGGTCTAGCCTACTAA
- a CDS encoding AMP-binding protein, translated as MFEQRLFEKYLSIINKFNQEENIIIFLGENDFCNFVSAFFACINSNVSLFLVNPNWGKQEWQQVEKIVTPDLIFGKINYKFSRNKQKKQTRLKGIMIPTGGTSGQIKFAIHTWETLTNSALSFYQFFGNLPINSFCCLPLYHVSGLMQVVRSFISEGDFVFNTFNYLKNNHQSIVNYQDYFISLVPTQLQFFLDKNPFFLQQFKTILVGGASISPQQINLARTYNLPLALTYGMTETASGITILKPEYFTNNNNSSGQVLPHANIISSEKTKDIDEVRQKGFLQYSTYQQNIIAIKATSLFKGYYPHYEEKEIYLTDDVGYFDQEGFLCILGRNSQKIITGGENVFPQEIEKAILNTNLVQDVVIKAEKDPYWGDAIASFYVPKNKGIKPEQIKAKLRGEISNYKIPKIWYCVTEIPRNSQGKVEINKLNRRC; from the coding sequence TTGTTTGAGCAAAGACTATTTGAAAAATATTTATCTATTATTAATAAGTTTAATCAAGAAGAAAATATAATTATCTTTTTAGGAGAAAATGATTTTTGCAATTTTGTTTCGGCTTTTTTTGCTTGTATAAATAGTAATGTTAGTTTATTTTTAGTTAATCCTAATTGGGGTAAACAAGAATGGCAACAAGTAGAAAAAATAGTTACTCCTGATCTTATTTTTGGTAAAATCAATTATAAATTTAGTCGAAATAAACAAAAAAAACAAACCCGATTGAAGGGAATAATGATCCCCACAGGAGGAACATCTGGACAAATAAAATTTGCGATCCACACTTGGGAAACCTTAACTAATTCTGCCCTAAGTTTCTATCAATTTTTTGGTAATCTTCCTATTAATTCTTTCTGCTGTTTACCCCTTTATCATGTTAGTGGTTTGATGCAGGTTGTTCGCAGTTTTATTAGTGAAGGAGATTTCGTTTTTAATACTTTTAATTATTTAAAAAATAACCATCAAAGCATCGTAAATTATCAAGATTATTTTATTTCTTTAGTGCCAACTCAATTACAATTTTTCTTAGATAAAAACCCTTTCTTTCTGCAACAGTTTAAAACTATTTTAGTCGGTGGTGCATCCATTTCTCCTCAACAAATTAATTTAGCAAGGACATATAATTTACCTCTTGCTTTAACCTATGGAATGACGGAAACTGCGTCGGGAATTACAATTTTAAAACCTGAATATTTTACTAACAATAATAATAGTAGTGGTCAAGTTTTACCCCATGCAAATATTATATCCAGTGAAAAAACAAAAGATATTGATGAGGTTAGGCAAAAGGGATTTTTACAATACTCAACTTATCAACAGAATATTATTGCTATTAAAGCAACATCTTTATTTAAAGGTTATTATCCTCACTATGAAGAAAAAGAAATTTACCTTACTGATGATGTTGGTTATTTTGATCAGGAAGGATTTTTATGTATTTTAGGTAGAAATAGTCAAAAAATTATTACGGGAGGAGAAAATGTTTTTCCCCAAGAAATAGAAAAGGCAATTCTCAACACTAATTTAGTTCAAGATGTAGTAATTAAAGCTGAAAAAGATCCTTATTGGGGAGATGCGATCGCATCTTTTTATGTACCAAAAAATAAAGGGATTAAACCAGAACAAATAAAAGCAAAATTAAGAGGGGAAATAAGTAATTATAAAATCCCTAAAATCTGGTATTGTGTCACAGAAATCCCTAGAAATTCTCAAGGAAAAGTAGAGATAAATAAATTAAATAGAAGGTGTTAA